From Fundulus heteroclitus isolate FHET01 chromosome 5, MU-UCD_Fhet_4.1, whole genome shotgun sequence, a single genomic window includes:
- the LOC118563224 gene encoding CDK2-associated and cullin domain-containing protein 1-like, whose amino-acid sequence MEAMEDDSAELKDDHNHNYCGGGGGAKVRAELSGQPPDGMSAAQPVCAPVPGGEPAKRQGQPWSGSPCGSKFMDSDTGSESSEVSETDCAAANAEEKPSLDSTPKFLLNAMAVEDYRKNHWPNLEEAIDRLLIQNLSDHISVSYAQIYGYVYKCVCQQHSELLYGDLTSKITAHLLQVATQLQASPPENLIENFNVALTQYLASLQCIVPVFIYLNKFYIESKLNRDLKEDLMKLFADHVAEKHLSKLMPLLIKAHSMPFQVQPSTMASVVKGLYSLRPEWAQLAPALFSSFIPQIHPPAVESRLPDYADHDRKLQMELSMNGFPRGDQSRKRASEDS is encoded by the coding sequence ATGGAGGCCATGGAGGACGACAGCGCCGAGCTGAAAGACGACCACAACCACAACTactgcggcggcggcggcggcgcaaAAGTCCGGGCGGAGCTTAGCGGCCAGCCACCGGACGGAATGAGCGCCGCTCAGCCCGTCTGTGCCCCGGTACCGGGCGGAGAACCGGCGAAGCGGCAGGGGCAACCGTGGTCCGGTAGCCCGTGCGGGTCAAAATTCATGGACTCGGACACGGGCAGCGAGAGCAGCGAAGTCAGCGAGACGGACTGCGCGGCCGCTAACGCCGAGGAGAAGCCCAGCCTCGACTCCACTCCCAAGTTCCTGTTGAACGCCATGGCCGTGGAGGACTACCGGAAAAACCACTGGCCCAACCTGGAGGAGGCGATAGACCGCCTGCTCATCCAGAACCTCTCGGACCACATCTCTGTCTCCTACGCGCAGATCTACGGCTACGTCTACAAGTGTGTTTGCCAGCAGCATTCTGAGCTGCTCTACGGCGACCTGACGTCCAAAATAACAGCTCACCTGCTGCAGGTTGCCACGCAGCTGCAGGCCAGCCCACCTGAGAACCTGATTGAGAACTTCAACGTCGCTCTGACTCAGTACTTGGCGTCTCTTCAGTGCATCGTCCCAGTCTTTATATACTTGAACAAGTTTTATATTGAGTCCAAACTGAACAGAGACCTGAAAGAGGACCTGATGAAGCTGTTCGCGGACCATGTTGCAGAAAAACATCTAAGCAAGTTGATGCCTTTGCTCATTAAAGCTCACTCCATGCCCTTTCAAGTACAACCGTCGACGATGGCCAGCGTGGTCAAAGGCCTCTACAGCCTACGCCCAGAGTGGGCCCAGCTGGCGCCGGCCCTCTTCTCCAGCTTCATTCCTCAAATCCACCCTCCCGCCGTGGAGTCTCGGCTGCCCGACTACGCCGATCACGACCGCAAGCTGCAGATGGAGCTCTCCATGAACGGTTTTCCACGGGGGGACCAGTCCCGCAAGCGTGCCAGCGAGGACTCCTGA